aagttaacttttattttatctttattttattttgttataagtttTCATAACAACTAataaattcttatattataCTAAATCACATTGAtccattataatattttaattacataataaaattaattcgtAAATTAATATGATAGGTTTCTCgtacaaattaaaaagaacaaatcACGAATTATTGCCTAATATTAGTTTTATCTTTTGAGAATGAATTGAAGAGatgtaacattttttaaaatatcactCGCTTCCCTGAATGTCGTTCTAAACAGTTTATATCAATGTTAATGTATAAAGGTAACACAAATTTTGACTAATCTTGTTAGGAAAGACAAGAGAAAAGTAAagtttcactttttctttttgttgtgaAAGTGCAGAGTGATGAGAAGAAGTAAGTTAAAGATTCACTTGGAAAAGAAGTCCCCTTTTGAAGCCTTTGGGTGTGTAGAAATGTGGAAATCATGATAATCCATTGTTCATCAAGAAAATAATCATGGCAGGAAAAACTTGCAAGAACAAAAGGAAAAGATATTACTGAACAGAGATAAAAGTGACACTCAAAGAATATGTGCCAAAACCACTCAAATATCTGCAGCAACAACAGAACCTCATAAACTCTTATATAAACCTTTGATGTTCTTATGATGTGCTTATGATGTTGTGGAGTGAGAAACAAACAAGAGAGTGAAAATGGGATGGTTCTCTCCCAAAAACACAAACACCATGGCCACTACTGTTTCCTCAACTTCTCCAAATTTTCATTTGGTTGTCATATTTGGCATTGTTTTCAGCTTGTTGTGGCTCTCAAATTACACAGTCATTTACTTGCAGTTTCTCCTCATGTTGTCTCCCATACTTGCAATACTCTTGTTCATTTCATATGCTACTACCTTTGGAAGGCTCAACTTTAGCTTCATGCGTTTCAAGAATGTTGCATCTCATAGAATGTAGCCATATATACTTGCGTGCCTTCTTTTCAATGTTCCTTTTTCTAGACATGATTCAGTATTGCTGTGTTATTACTGCACAGGCTTTTAAGCTATGTTGGAAATTTTTTGGGTTCTTTCATGTAAAGAAAATACGTATTTACGTGTTTTGTTAAGTTCGTATTACAATGTTCAGATGACGTTGATTACTACTTTGAGAAAAAGTCATATGTGTCAGTgttcctttatttttaaaatgttcatgCCCATTATTAACCACGTATCTTAGTCATTATAGGGAGAAAAACAAGCAATTATTGTTCCATAATAAAGAACAGAATATGACTTCTAATGAAATgcaattattttcattcttcaaAATGCAACCATTTCTTACTTCCCCTCCAGTTCTTAATCGAACGTTATAAAAACTGAAATTGAATATAACtcaaagataagaaaaaaaaactgtcaCATTTTGAAGATGATAATCATATACAAATCATATTTTGAAGATCATAATCATATAGAAGTAGTTCAAAAACAAtatcaagttttaaaatatagattaattATGTTTCTCATCTGAGATTTGGAATAACTCTCTTTTGATCCTCCAATTTAAACACTGTTTTTtctcaaaattgaaaatttatttaattatgttttttctcATCTGAGATTTAGAATTTTAGGGTCTAAGTTTAAACTTCATTATAATTtcttaagttttatatttaagcgctaaattatatatataatcactaacattatatatatagttttagtgtttaaatattaaatcgaaggaattataaacaattttaaattctagatattaaatctattttaatttcttaaatttatagtttaaaaactaaaatattttttttcaattttcgagaaattaaaaagatattttttcaattcgagatactaaatttaaattattccaaatttcagatattaaaaatgtaatttacaTGAAAGTGAGTTGTTTGTATCTCTGAAAACAGTCCTTTTTTCAATTCCTAATAAATTAATCCGTATACTTCTAATTATAAATAAGtctaacatatttaaataaattattgttaatctATTTTTACACTTAATTTTAGAAGACTTTAAACAGATGTCTGCACCATCATCTATGAATTTAATAAGATAATCAAAGAATTGTTTTCAGATTGATAGccaaaaagttttttttttaagagttaTCTCCCACAAAACCCTCTAAAATTGAttgaaataacatttttatccaattttttttgttatacaaAAGTCTTGTGAACCATGTTAACTTGGCTTTAGAGTAAATTACATTAACACCTTACTAATTGCATTTCCCTACTAAtaccaaatattaaaatacctctttcaaacttttgttGCCACTGCACtcattagtttaaaaaataaaaatttagtgaAATTATATAAGTGACTATTTACAAGTTAGATtatgtagaaaatatttttaattaatgaataactCACTTTATctgttttcttattattttctcCTAAAAGTTTGTATAGAGAAAATTATGTTAACATGCTCCAGCGTAATactcaaaacaaataaacactATCAGAAAATACTATATAGTTAACAAACGTCTTAAAAATGTTCAGTAAAATCTCTCAGCTGACCTCAACATCTCTCAGAAAAGATAGTCACATAAAGATCAATGACAGAAAATTGGATTTGGACCCCAAATAACAGTTGATGGGGCTAAGAGGTTTTCTTGGGTGGAGCCATGTTAAAAAGAAGTGAAACAACTGCTTTGACAGTACAAAGCTTGAGCACAGATAAGGTGACTAGATATAACACCAAGCCTGCAAAGATGTAAAGCCCTATGAGCCTGATTATTACTACAAATGATCAAATTAAGACACCAATTTGCACAAGAAGAACAGCATATTTAGAATTTGAAAAGAAACTTGCCAATTTGAAAATGAGATAGATCATTGACATCATACTTCCCTGCTCTCCAAAGTTTAGAATCCTGGATGGCCTACATAAGGGTTCCATGCAATGATAATTGTATTTAGAAAGAGAACAATTTCCTAACATATACTTGTGTAACAATGCACTTATGTGTATATGTAACTTTGTTACAAGTTAACACAATAAAATCTGTGATGTATAATACTTTCATAAATTGTACAGCCAATAAGCTGGTGCAATAAATTTACTTATGTACTCCTTTGTAATATAAGTGCAAGTTTTAAGCCATACATCTTTTGCGGGGTCGTTGGAAGCAAAAGATGTAATTCAAAAGggcaacaaaaacaaattaaacaaagaaatttcGTATAAAAGTAAGGTTCAAACACTTGTTATGTCTCTGGAAGAAAAAGAGGCttagacagaaaaaaaaacgagGGGACAGAGGAACGAGCTGACAAAAGCAAGAAAAAGTAGAAACTTCACAAATAAATTCAAAGTAGACACCAATGCACATGAGATTACTTAGAGTTGACCCTCAGCAgtccaaatttaaaaatgtaaataccAGTAACTTTTTGTTAGAAGGAAACTTTTACCAAGACTGTGTTTGTTTCAAGTCTTACAAAATTATTCCCAGAAATATTAGTGGGAtgtaacattttcatatttggtaaaagttataaaaattagttCGAAACATTAATCACTCCCAGGAATCCATATTACACACGCTTTCCGTTTTTTCTTATCCTCGTGTAGaatgtaaattattttctaaaataacttCCCGGTGTCACTTTATAATacctttttttaattagaataaaattaaaaatatcccAACTAATCACACATACTTACAAAATATCTTTGATGGGAATCATATTCCCAGTAAAAGTAATCACAGGAATATTATTAAATACGTGAAATAGATACCCCAAATTTGAAATACTGGTTGAACACGACTGGTTTGAATCCCCATGCAATGATGAAGATGACTAATATTAACAAGAATAAGAATTATTACCAAAAAACAAGAACCAGCTAGAACTGACGTTATCAAGAACAAATTAGAATTTAGTTTCAACCAAGATGTTTACTTCTTAGTTGGCATGTTTCTTTCTTCATAGTTAATgaagtttttgttaaaaaatcgCGGGTGAAACACTAAGATATTTACCTTTAGCAGCAGATGTTTCTTTGCAAGAGAAACAACCAAGAGAAGCATTGCAATGGAGGATACGATAGCATAAAATCTCAATAAACCAGGTCGACTGCGTCTTCTGCCTGTCACAAAATTTAGAGATGGCTTACTTAAAAGGTTCAGATAAAAAGCTTGATATGATACAtaggaaacaaaaaataactcTGGCTTTAGCCATATACCAACCTATATTCCCAATGATTAGTGAAACAACACTAACAAAAACAGACGAATAGGCCACTGTGTTTGGAGTATCTGCTTCTATTCCTGGAAAATATGCAAATATTGATCCTATAAATAGCAACGCAGCCTGCAGGgaacaatttcaaattttaacatatattagacaaaaccaaaagatgTCAACAATTAGAGAATACAGATTCTCCAGGAATAGTTAGAGTCAGCATGTGCAATCAGAAACAACAGTTTGACATGGCTATGAACTAGGATTTAGAAAGTTGAGAATGACGTATAGAACTTCTGGCTCACAAGCATTACAATTTCATAACATGAATCCTTTACTCCATAAAAACACTCATTATGAACTGTGTAGTTTGAATAGCCACCCAAAAAAAGTTCAACCACATTAGTGCATGAGTACacataaaagttaataaatgtttttcattaataaaagcATACGCCCATATTCGAGTTAATAAAATTGCTTTGATAATTTTGACAAGTCTAGTCCAGTGTAGGAAAATATACATGTCCTGTAGAGCTGTAACTCACGAATCAAAGCAAGGCcaactttttaaaatgttttcttttaaaaggaAAGAACATAATCAATTAGTAGAGAACTGCGTATCCAGAAATTTCAGTAAGAAAGCCTTCTATCTAAAGATCTCAAACAACATCATGTTACCCAGGCAAGAAACCCGTTATATTGAGCTGCCATACCCATCCCCTTTTTCAATTGTATTGGTTAAGAAATGaaaactcaaccccacaaaaccgatCCAACACACCCCTTCACGCCGAGATATATACATCTTGTGCATGAGACTAGAAATTAATGGATGATCCAGTCTGACAGCTAG
The Vigna angularis cultivar LongXiaoDou No.4 chromosome 5, ASM1680809v1, whole genome shotgun sequence genome window above contains:
- the LOC108341060 gene encoding uncharacterized protein LOC108341060, coding for MQNRKLASGRPSGTDGSDYSFRMVVDSRYQLVAKGKKRLSLHFIIEAALLFIGSIFAYFPGIEADTPNTVAYSSVFVSVVSLIIGNIGRRRSRPGLLRFYAIVSSIAMLLLVVSLAKKHLLLKAIQDSKLWRAGKYDVNDLSHFQIGLVLYLVTLSVLKLCTVKAVVSLLFNMAPPKKTS